The following proteins come from a genomic window of Bradyrhizobium paxllaeri:
- a CDS encoding branched-chain amino acid ABC transporter ATP-binding protein/permease, which produces MKQRTPLLIFAALMAAIPFIPGIPPFWIVLLNNIGLAALVAMGLVLLTGVGGLTSFGQAAFCGFGAYTTAVLTTAYGVSPWLTLPLSLLVSGIAAVLLGIITVRLSGHYLPLGTIAWGIGLFYLFSKLEFLGRNDGISGIPPLSIGNFRMLDPGTIYFAIWIGVLVSALLTMNLLDSRTGRAIRALRRGHIAGEAFGVQTPRAKLLVFVYAAVLAGLSGWLYAHFQRAANPTPFGAHAGIEYLFIAVVGGAGYVWGAVLGAGIVVILKEILQSYLPYVFGGQSQLETIVFGILLVVLLQLAPTGVWPWLMSRLPFRPGRKVPDISLPLAKRERAPASAGVLLQIEKARKQFGGVIAVNDVSFNVGAREIVALIGPNGAGKSTTFNLITGVLTTTGGTISVLGHKVDNAPPQEVVKLGVARTFQHVKLVPDMTVLENVAIGAHLRGSAGAISSMLRLDRADEAKLLAEAARQIGRVGLGDQIDQLAGSLSLGQQRIVEIARALCVDPLLLLLDEPAAGLRHMEKQRLAALLRQLRDGGMSVLLVEHDMGFVMDLADRVVVLDFGTKIAEGTPAAIKTNPDVIKAYLGATA; this is translated from the coding sequence ATGAAGCAGCGAACCCCTCTCCTCATCTTCGCAGCTCTGATGGCGGCGATCCCGTTCATTCCGGGCATCCCGCCGTTCTGGATCGTGCTGCTCAACAATATCGGCCTCGCCGCGCTGGTGGCGATGGGGCTTGTGCTGCTGACCGGCGTCGGTGGCCTCACCTCGTTCGGCCAGGCCGCCTTCTGCGGCTTTGGCGCCTACACCACGGCGGTACTCACCACGGCCTACGGCGTCTCGCCGTGGCTGACGCTGCCGCTCTCGCTGTTGGTCAGCGGCATCGCCGCTGTTTTGCTCGGCATCATCACGGTGCGGCTATCCGGCCATTACCTGCCGCTCGGCACCATCGCCTGGGGCATCGGCCTGTTCTATCTGTTCAGCAAGCTGGAGTTCCTCGGCCGCAACGACGGCATCTCCGGCATCCCGCCACTTTCGATCGGCAATTTCAGAATGCTCGATCCCGGCACGATCTATTTTGCGATCTGGATCGGGGTGCTGGTCTCGGCATTGCTGACCATGAACCTGCTGGACTCCCGCACCGGCCGCGCGATCCGTGCGTTGCGGCGCGGCCATATCGCCGGTGAAGCGTTCGGCGTACAGACGCCGCGCGCAAAACTGCTGGTGTTCGTTTATGCGGCGGTTCTCGCCGGCCTGTCCGGCTGGCTCTATGCGCATTTCCAGCGCGCGGCCAATCCGACCCCGTTCGGCGCGCATGCTGGCATCGAATATCTCTTCATCGCCGTGGTCGGCGGGGCCGGCTATGTCTGGGGCGCGGTGCTCGGCGCCGGCATCGTCGTCATCCTCAAAGAGATCCTGCAGAGCTACCTGCCCTATGTCTTCGGCGGTCAGAGCCAGCTCGAGACCATCGTGTTCGGCATCCTGCTGGTCGTGCTGCTGCAACTGGCGCCGACCGGCGTCTGGCCCTGGCTGATGTCGCGCCTGCCGTTCAGGCCGGGCCGCAAGGTACCCGACATATCGCTTCCCCTTGCCAAGCGCGAGCGCGCGCCAGCCTCAGCTGGCGTGCTCCTGCAGATCGAGAAGGCGCGCAAGCAATTCGGCGGCGTGATCGCGGTGAACGACGTCTCCTTCAACGTCGGGGCACGTGAGATCGTCGCCCTGATCGGCCCCAACGGCGCCGGCAAGAGCACGACATTCAACCTGATCACGGGCGTGTTGACGACCACCGGCGGCACCATCTCGGTGCTCGGCCACAAGGTCGACAACGCCCCGCCGCAGGAGGTCGTCAAGCTTGGCGTCGCGCGCACCTTCCAGCACGTCAAGCTGGTGCCCGACATGACCGTGCTGGAGAACGTCGCGATCGGCGCCCATCTGCGCGGGTCTGCGGGCGCGATCTCCAGCATGCTACGGCTGGACCGCGCCGACGAGGCAAAGTTGCTGGCGGAAGCCGCACGCCAGATCGGGCGCGTCGGCCTCGGCGACCAGATCGACCAGCTGGCGGGAAGCCTGTCGCTGGGACAGCAGCGCATCGTCGAGATCGCGCGGGCGCTGTGTGTCGATCCGCTATTGCTGCTGCTGGACGAGCCGGCCGCAGGCCTGCGCCACATGGAGAAACAGCGGCTCGCCGCCCTCCTGCGCCAGTTGCGCGACGGCGGCATGTCGGTGCTGCTGGTCGAGCACGACATGGGTTTTGTGATGGATCTCGCCGATCGCGTGGTGGTGCTGGACTTCGGCACCAAGATCGCCGAGGGCACGCCGGCTGCGATCAAGACCAATCCCGATGTGATCAAGGCCTATCTCGGAGCTACCGCATGA
- a CDS encoding EAL domain-containing protein: MRASDYPDVETPEFLLAALEQASEAVVIVDADLRVSHFNAAAESIWGVARADILGLDASCLGLTDLQPNSEITIRRSDGTRLRASVSVSRVEIGGRNSYMAFVRDITAEVERRERIALLNLVADKTTRAVVVTDRNLRVVYTNAAFTGMFGYKAAEAQGRQANELLAGQLTDRKTLARLRRRICDGRGDDEEILACDRDGNEIWISATVKAFRNDRGRIKYVFALLSDISESKQLRSLQQLIMGALADEIPLAEIADRLCRRVEVIAPDVVASVLHVDSDGLVHPLGGPSLPDDYSRALEGVAIGPNIGSCGSAAYYGTPVLAEDLDTDPRWQPFKTRPLAVGLKACWSTPIKAKDGRVIGTFAFYFREHRAPSRWHQRIVDACVQLGALAIERKEARAQIARLAYHDMLTGLPNRTQLRQLINQAIDDGQGKQLALIFLDLDHFKDVNDTLGHSAGDALLVEFAKRLRARIQPSDLLGRLSGDEFVIVLPNCDPSRASLVASNITTALASPIWIDSRQVPISASMGISIYPDNATDIDNLMQQADAAMYQAKQAGRSTHRFFSADMNRLAEQRLVISAALRQAIANDGLRLVYQPQTRTVDGTLYGVEALSRWHDPELGEVPPSKFIPLAEEVGLIEQIGLWSIREACRQMAAWRSAGLDVPCVAVNLSPLNFQNAKLAAVVAETIAANGLPPEALMLEITEGVLVNERTAAIETMNAIRKLGVGLSLDDFGTGYSSLSRLAHLPIRELKIDRSFMRNIERDASALAIATAVVRVGQSLTMAVVAEGVETEGQRRLLAGLGCDVVQGYLCARPMAPEAFERWLVEHAARQARAMLRSVDERHSQPTPSRLVASTSG, encoded by the coding sequence ATGCGTGCTTCCGATTATCCTGATGTCGAAACCCCCGAATTCCTGCTGGCGGCGCTTGAGCAGGCCAGCGAGGCGGTCGTCATTGTCGACGCTGATCTGCGTGTGAGCCATTTCAATGCCGCTGCGGAATCTATCTGGGGCGTTGCCCGTGCGGATATCCTCGGTCTCGATGCAAGCTGTCTCGGTCTCACGGACCTGCAGCCAAATTCTGAGATCACCATCCGCCGCAGCGACGGCACCCGGCTTCGCGCATCCGTATCCGTCTCGCGCGTCGAGATCGGCGGCCGAAACAGCTACATGGCCTTCGTTCGCGACATCACCGCCGAGGTCGAGCGGCGCGAGCGGATCGCGCTGTTGAACCTGGTGGCCGACAAGACCACGCGTGCGGTCGTCGTCACCGATCGCAACCTGCGCGTTGTCTATACTAATGCGGCGTTCACTGGAATGTTCGGATACAAGGCCGCGGAGGCGCAGGGACGGCAGGCCAATGAGTTGCTCGCCGGGCAGCTTACCGACCGCAAGACCCTGGCGAGGCTGCGCCGCCGGATCTGCGACGGACGCGGTGACGACGAGGAGATCCTTGCCTGCGACAGAGATGGAAATGAGATCTGGATCTCAGCCACGGTCAAGGCGTTCCGCAACGATCGTGGGCGCATCAAATACGTGTTCGCCCTGCTCAGCGACATCTCCGAGAGCAAGCAATTGCGGTCGCTGCAGCAACTCATCATGGGCGCGCTGGCCGACGAAATTCCACTCGCCGAGATCGCCGATCGGCTTTGCCGGCGCGTCGAAGTCATCGCGCCTGATGTCGTCGCTTCGGTGTTGCACGTCGACTCGGACGGCTTGGTCCATCCGCTGGGTGGCCCCAGCCTGCCCGACGACTACAGCCGTGCCCTCGAAGGCGTCGCTATCGGTCCGAACATCGGCTCGTGCGGATCGGCCGCGTATTACGGCACACCGGTGCTGGCCGAAGATCTCGATACCGATCCGCGCTGGCAGCCGTTCAAGACGAGGCCGCTGGCGGTCGGGCTGAAGGCCTGCTGGTCGACGCCGATCAAGGCCAAGGACGGCCGCGTGATCGGAACCTTTGCCTTCTATTTCCGGGAACACCGCGCGCCGAGCCGCTGGCATCAGCGGATCGTCGACGCCTGCGTTCAGCTTGGCGCGCTGGCGATCGAGCGCAAGGAGGCGCGGGCCCAGATCGCCCGCCTCGCCTACCACGACATGCTGACCGGGTTGCCGAACCGCACGCAGTTGCGCCAACTGATCAACCAGGCGATCGATGATGGCCAGGGCAAGCAGCTCGCGCTGATATTTCTCGATCTCGATCACTTCAAGGACGTCAACGATACGCTCGGCCACTCGGCCGGCGACGCGCTGCTTGTCGAATTTGCCAAGCGGCTGCGCGCCCGCATCCAGCCATCCGACCTGCTGGGGCGGCTGAGCGGCGACGAGTTCGTCATCGTCCTGCCGAACTGCGATCCGTCCCGCGCCTCGCTGGTCGCCTCCAACATCACCACGGCGCTGGCCTCGCCGATATGGATCGACAGCCGCCAGGTGCCGATTTCCGCCAGCATGGGCATCAGCATCTATCCCGACAACGCGACCGACATCGATAACTTGATGCAGCAGGCCGATGCGGCGATGTACCAGGCCAAGCAGGCCGGCCGCTCGACCCACCGCTTCTTCAGCGCTGATATGAACCGCCTCGCCGAGCAGCGGCTCGTCATAAGCGCAGCGCTCCGCCAGGCCATCGCCAATGACGGATTGAGGCTCGTCTATCAACCGCAGACCCGAACCGTCGACGGCACGCTTTATGGCGTCGAGGCGCTCTCGCGCTGGCATGATCCCGAGCTCGGCGAAGTCCCGCCCTCGAAATTCATCCCGCTGGCCGAGGAGGTCGGCCTGATCGAACAGATCGGCCTGTGGTCGATCCGCGAAGCCTGCCGGCAGATGGCCGCGTGGCGCAGCGCCGGGCTGGACGTGCCCTGCGTGGCGGTCAACCTGTCGCCGCTCAATTTCCAGAACGCGAAGCTCGCAGCCGTGGTGGCGGAGACCATCGCGGCCAACGGCCTGCCGCCGGAAGCCTTGATGCTGGAGATCACCGAAGGCGTGCTCGTCAACGAGCGTACGGCCGCAATCGAGACCATGAATGCGATCCGCAAGCTGGGCGTCGGCCTGTCGCTGGACGATTTCGGCACCGGCTATTCGAGCCTGAGCCGGCTGGCGCATCTGCCGATCCGTGAACTGAAGATCGATCGCAGCTTCATGCGCAACATCGAGCGCGACGCCAGCGCACTCGCGATCGCGACCGCCGTCGTCCGGGTCGGCCAGAGCTTGACGATGGCCGTGGTCGCCGAAGGCGTCGAGACCGAGGGGCAGCGCAGGTTGCTGGCCGGACTCGGCTGCGACGTCGTGCAGGGATATCTCTGCGCGCGTCCGATGGCGCCGGAAGCGTTCGAGCGATGGCTGGTCGAGCATGCCGCTAGGCAGGCCCGTGCGATGTTGCGAAGCGTCGATGAGAGGCACTCCCAACCGACGCCGTCGCGGCTGGTCGCGTCGACGAGCGGTTAA
- a CDS encoding ABC transporter ATP-binding protein: MSALLSVSDAHVSYGKVEAVRSVSLDVADNEIVTIIGANGAGKTTLLNAIMGVLPLKGATAFAGTDMAALDIEDRVAAGLCLVPEHRELFGTMNVEDNLLLGAFRIPKATAAQSFERVYALFPRLKERRKQLAGTLSGGEQQMLAMGRALMGAPKLLMLDEPSLGLAPIIVADIFRTIGELRAAGVSVLLVEQNAQAALKIADRAYVMELGEFILSGSASDIASNQRVAASYLGFQHEGASEI, encoded by the coding sequence ATGAGCGCGCTGTTGTCGGTCTCTGACGCCCATGTTTCCTACGGCAAGGTCGAAGCCGTGCGCTCGGTCTCGCTCGACGTCGCCGACAACGAAATCGTCACCATCATCGGCGCTAACGGCGCCGGCAAGACCACGCTGCTCAACGCCATCATGGGCGTGCTGCCGCTGAAGGGCGCCACCGCCTTCGCCGGCACGGACATGGCTGCGCTCGACATCGAGGACCGCGTCGCGGCGGGCCTTTGTCTCGTCCCCGAGCACCGCGAATTGTTCGGCACCATGAATGTCGAGGACAATCTGCTGCTCGGCGCCTTCCGGATTCCGAAAGCCACGGCCGCACAATCGTTCGAGCGCGTCTATGCGCTGTTTCCGCGGTTGAAGGAGCGGCGCAAGCAATTGGCCGGTACGCTCTCCGGCGGCGAGCAGCAGATGCTGGCGATGGGCCGCGCGCTGATGGGCGCGCCAAAACTCTTGATGCTGGACGAACCGAGCCTCGGGCTCGCACCGATCATCGTCGCCGACATCTTCCGTACCATCGGCGAACTGCGCGCGGCCGGCGTCTCGGTGCTGCTGGTCGAGCAGAACGCGCAAGCGGCCCTCAAGATCGCCGATCGCGCCTACGTCATGGAGCTCGGCGAATTCATCCTGTCGGGATCGGCGAGCGATATCGCCAGCAACCAGCGGGTCGCGGCGAGTTATCTCGGCTTCCAGCATGAAGGCGCGAGCGAGATCTAG